The following proteins are encoded in a genomic region of Streptomyces lunaelactis:
- a CDS encoding inositol-3-phosphate synthase, with translation MAGRQPVSAESASSAEPAQTAQGSTGVWFVGARGSVATTAVAGCAAVTAGLHSPAGMVTETPPFADACLPALSSLVFGGHDIAHCPLPKRAEELAAAGVLPHGLAAAVRGELTAADSEIRPGGPQSGDTRSDEELIAAFTADLADFRTRRGLARVVVVNVSSTEPQPTPDAVRLPPSSLYAAAAVRAGCPYVNFTPSTGLRTAALTDAVAASGLPHAGRDGKTGQTLLRSVLAPMFVQRALSVRAWSGTNLLGGGDGASLADPAAAAAKNAGKERVLADTLGHTPEGEVHIDDVPALGDWKTAWDHIAFEGFLGSRMILQTIWQGCDSALAAPLVLDLARLVSRAHEAGLSGPLPELGFYFKDPDGGPAGLSEQFGQLLSFADRLREAK, from the coding sequence ATGGCAGGGAGGCAGCCCGTGTCCGCCGAGTCCGCTTCGTCCGCTGAGCCCGCTCAGACCGCTCAAGGAAGTACCGGAGTCTGGTTCGTCGGAGCCCGCGGCTCCGTCGCCACCACCGCGGTGGCCGGATGCGCGGCGGTCACCGCCGGGCTGCATTCGCCGGCCGGCATGGTCACCGAAACGCCTCCCTTCGCCGATGCCTGCCTGCCCGCCCTGTCGTCGTTGGTCTTCGGCGGACACGACATCGCGCACTGCCCGCTGCCCAAGCGGGCCGAAGAACTGGCGGCGGCGGGCGTGCTGCCGCACGGGCTGGCGGCGGCGGTTCGCGGTGAACTGACCGCGGCCGACAGCGAGATACGTCCCGGTGGGCCGCAGTCCGGCGACACGCGGAGCGACGAAGAGCTCATCGCCGCCTTCACCGCCGACCTGGCCGACTTCCGGACCCGGCGGGGGCTGGCCCGGGTGGTCGTCGTCAATGTCTCCTCCACCGAACCGCAGCCGACGCCCGACGCCGTACGGCTGCCGCCGAGTTCGCTGTACGCGGCCGCGGCGGTCCGGGCCGGCTGCCCGTACGTCAACTTCACCCCCTCCACCGGGCTGCGCACCGCTGCCCTCACCGACGCCGTCGCGGCCAGTGGACTTCCCCACGCGGGCCGCGACGGCAAGACAGGCCAGACGCTGCTCCGTTCCGTGCTCGCCCCGATGTTCGTGCAGCGCGCCCTGTCCGTACGGGCGTGGTCGGGCACCAACCTGCTGGGCGGCGGGGACGGAGCGTCGCTGGCCGACCCGGCGGCCGCGGCCGCCAAGAACGCGGGCAAGGAGCGCGTCCTCGCCGACACGCTGGGCCATACGCCGGAGGGCGAGGTCCACATCGACGACGTACCGGCCCTCGGCGACTGGAAGACCGCCTGGGACCACATCGCCTTCGAGGGCTTCCTCGGCTCGCGGATGATCCTCCAGACCATCTGGCAGGGCTGCGACTCGGCACTGGCCGCGCCCCTGGTCCTGGACCTGGCGCGACTGGTGTCCCGCGCCCACGAGGCGGGCCTGTCGGGGCCGCTGCCCGAACTCGGCTTCTACTTCAAGGACCCGGACGGCGGCCCGGCCGGGCTCTCGGAACAGTTCGGGCAACTGCTGTCGTTCGCCGACCGGCTGCGGGAGGCCAAGTGA
- a CDS encoding SCO3242 family prenyltransferase: MTLRAWAELLRVSALFTVPGDALAGAATLGTRPNRGTALAVGASLCLYEAGMALNDWADREEDAVDRPHRPIPSGRITPTAALTAAGALTVAGLALASRAGRPALAVATALSAAVWSYDLHFKHTPGGPAAMATARGLDLVLGAVATGTPPRRGSLGRGTSGEPRRAAGARGPAFTALPSAALLAAHTYAVTTVSRREAQGGSTLAPLAALAATIALGALASRPPRGGGLPPTRRSRISAQPGRGGGGESLQRSAGPPALRAALTPGRLATAALAAAYVRTAAKPLFHAALNPSPPLTQRAVGGGIRAMIPLQAALAARAGAGTTALAVMGLVPLARKLARKVSPT, from the coding sequence GTGACCCTGCGGGCCTGGGCGGAACTGCTGCGCGTTTCCGCTCTGTTCACCGTCCCGGGCGACGCGCTGGCGGGTGCGGCCACCCTGGGAACCCGCCCCAACCGCGGCACGGCGCTCGCGGTGGGCGCGTCCCTGTGCCTGTACGAGGCGGGGATGGCCCTCAACGACTGGGCCGACCGCGAGGAGGACGCGGTGGACCGCCCGCACCGCCCGATCCCCTCGGGCCGCATCACCCCGACGGCGGCGCTCACGGCGGCGGGCGCGCTGACGGTGGCGGGCCTGGCACTGGCGTCCCGCGCGGGCCGCCCGGCGTTGGCGGTCGCGACAGCGTTGTCAGCGGCGGTCTGGTCGTACGACCTCCACTTCAAACACACCCCCGGCGGCCCGGCGGCGATGGCCACGGCGAGAGGCCTGGACCTGGTACTGGGCGCGGTCGCGACGGGCACGCCGCCCCGGCGCGGGAGCCTGGGGCGCGGGACTTCGGGCGAGCCGAGGCGTGCTGCGGGCGCGCGCGGTCCGGCGTTCACCGCGCTGCCGTCCGCCGCCCTGCTCGCGGCGCACACCTACGCCGTCACCACCGTCTCGCGACGCGAGGCGCAGGGCGGCTCGACCCTCGCGCCGCTCGCCGCGCTCGCGGCGACGATCGCGCTGGGCGCGCTCGCATCGAGACCTCCGCGAGGAGGTGGCCTGCCCCCCACGCGGCGGAGCCGCATATCGGCACAGCCGGGAAGGGGCGGGGGAGGGGAGAGCCTCCAGCGGTCAGCCGGACCGCCCGCACTCCGGGCCGCGCTCACCCCCGGCCGCCTCGCCACCGCCGCGCTCGCCGCCGCCTACGTCCGGACTGCCGCCAAGCCCCTCTTCCACGCCGCCCTCAACCCCTCCCCGCCCCTCACCCAGCGCGCCGTCGGCGGCGGCATCCGGGCCATGATCCCGCTCCAGGCCGCCCTCGCCGCCCGCGCCGGCGCCGGCACCACCGCACTCGCGGTCATGGGGCTGGTACCGCTCGCCCGCAAGCTCGCACGGAAGGTGAGCCCGACATGA